One Trichomycterus rosablanca isolate fTriRos1 chromosome 12, fTriRos1.hap1, whole genome shotgun sequence DNA window includes the following coding sequences:
- the LOC134324047 gene encoding histone-lysine N-methyltransferase PRDM9-like yields MENCTTSCEGASSSQEDIIHVDQQNGEFQETFIKEEEEEEEDEAEDEDEDDLCEGTSSSLEHFGPEDQQNDDFLKIIVKEEEPEEDDYLYCEICRSLFINKCEVHGPPPFIHDTPAPMGVAQRAIQTLPSGLGIGRSGTPAGLGVFNKGETIPVGMHFGPYQGELVDREEAMNSEYSWVIYKSGQCEEYIDAKKETHSNWMRYVNCAQSDEDHNLVAFQYQGRILYRCCRPIEPGQELLVWYEEEYARGTTFDYLWNKKFPSKEKNTPLLEVFSCSLCPLSYTGQIYLHKHIKRCHYEEYMRLLKSGEINIEYLMPKRNYSSRHLAPGAPRVKSSLKQKEKECVSSVKNNLPGQSDLQRIHTRAKLHQCPDCDKSFREKEALRRHYRVHTGEKPYKCLYCEKSFTQLGNLQTHHRIHTGEKPFQCSLCAKSFPRLSSLQLHQRVHTGEKPFPCLQCDKRFTNQGHLRAHQRVHTGEKPYQCTQCGKSFSCKKSLRSHQRIHTGEKPYHCSHCGKSFTHHSTFHLHQRVHTGEKPYCCTQCGKTFTRQNHLQEHLRIHTGERPYQCPLCDKTFNEMCNLKRHQHVHTGEKPYQCSECGQGFVNSRSFKKHKCTNTELSAT; encoded by the exons GTGAAGGAACATCAAGCTCACTGGAACATTTTggcccagaggaccaacagaaTGATGATTTCCTGAAGATAATTGTAAAagaggaagaacctgaagaagaTGATTATCtct ATTGTGAGATTTGCAGATCCCTCTTTATAAACAAGTGTGAGGTCCACGGTCCACCTCCCTTCATCCATGATACCCCTGCTCCTATGGGGGTTGCACAACGAGCCATACAGACTCTGCCCTCTGGTTTAGGGATTGGGAGGTCTGGTACTCCTGCAGGACTAGGGGTGTTTAATAAGGGGGAGACTATTCCAGTTGGAATGCACTTTGGACCCTACCAAGGAGAACTAGTAGACCGAGAAGAAGCCATGAACAGTGAATACTCCTGGGTG ATCTacaagagtggacagtgtgagGAATACATAGATGCCAAAAAAGAGACACATTCTAACTGGATGAG GTATGTGAATTGTGCCCAGAGTGATGAAGACCACAATCTAGTGGCATTCCAGTATCAGGGGAGAATTCTTTACCGTTGCTGTCGTCCCATCGAACCAGGACAGGAGCTCTTGGTGTGGTATGAAGAGGAGTATGCCAGAGGCACCACATTTGACTATCTTTGGAACAAAAAATTCCCTTCAAAAG AAAAGAACACTCCCCTGTTAGAAGTGTTCTCCTGCTCCTTGTGTCCCCTTTCCTATACAGGTCAAATTTACCTTCACAAACATATTAAGAGATGTCACTATGAAGAATATATGAGACTGCTCAAATCTGGTGAGATTAATATTGAGTATCTAATGCCCAAGAGAAACTACAGTAGTCGGCATTTAGCTCCAGGTGCTCCCCGCGTTAAGAGTTCACTCAAACAAAAGGAGAAAGAATGTGTTTCTAGCGTTAAGAATAACCTTCCTGGGCAGAGTGATctccagcgcattcacacaagGGCAAAGCTACATCAATGCCCAGACTGTGACAAGAGTTTCAGGGAAAAAGAGGCACTCAGACGCCACTATCGAGTTCACACCGGGGAGAAGCCATATAAGTGCTTGTactgtgagaagagttttaccCAACTGGGTAATCTCCAGACTCACCaccgcattcacactggagagaaaccattcCAGTGCTCATTGTGTGCAAAGAGTTTTCCAAGGTTGAGTAGTCTTCAgctacaccagcgtgttcatacaggagagaaacctTTTCCGTGTCTACAGTGTGATAAAAGGTTTACGAATCAGGGTCACCTCCGGGCCCACCAGCGCGTtcatactggagagaaaccatatcagtgtacgcagtgtgggaagagcttcagttgCAAAAAGTCTCTCCGctcccaccagcgcattcatactggagagaaaccgtatcattgTTCAcactgtggaaagagttttactcatcaCAGTACTTTCCATCTACatcagcgtgttcacactggagagaaaccatattgttgcacacagtgtggaaagactTTTACAAGACAGAATCATCTCCAGGAACACCTacgcattcatacaggagagagaccctatcagTGTCCTTTATGTGATAAGACTTTTAATGAGATGTGTAATCTCAAACGACACCAGCATGTccatacaggagagaaaccatatcagtgctcagagtgtggacaAGGCTTTGTTAATTCTAGAAGCTTTAAGAAACATAAGTGCACAAACACAGAGCTGTCAGCAACTTAA